ccgcagcacttggtgagcaaactggccacccttggattcagtacccccctttgcaactgactgcttgacttcctcacagacagaccccaatctgtgagagtgggcaacaacacctccagtgccatctccctgagcaccggctccccccagggctgcgtcctgagtccgctgctgtacacgttgatgacccatgactgctgcgccaggtctactactaaccacattgtgaagtatgcggacgacacgacagtagtgggcctcatccatgacaacaacgacatggactacagggaggaggtgaaacatctggttgactggtgcagaaccaacaacctggacctgaacgtcgacaagaccaaggagatcattgtcgacttcaggaagcaccagtccagccacgctccactctttatcaacggcacagcggtggagatggtaagcagcaccaagttcctgggggtgcagatacctgacaatatgacctggagctcttgtaaaaagagctcagcagcgcatgcactttttgcgtgggatgaaacgagcacagctccctccccacattctcaccacattctacagaggcactatagagagcctactgaccaattgcatctctgtttggactggagcctgcagtgcctcagactggaagtctgcagagagtggtgaggacggcggaaaagatcatcaggactcctcttccttctatccaggagatcgcaaaaagccgctgcctgaccagggctcagaaaatctgcagagacacctcccacccccaccaaggactgttttcactgctggactctagaaagaggtccgcagcctccgtagcagaacctccaggttctgtaacagcttcttccctcaggtcgtaagactcttgaacgcatcataataatcccctcaattacccccaaaaatggatgaactcgctggaatataaagacaatataacatacagccataaacgtagatgcatatgcaaaagtgcaatatatttatctttacagtaatctatttatttatatctgcaccttattgcttttttatcctgcactgccaaccagctaatgcaacgaaatgtcattcttatctgtactgtaaagttcaaatttgaacgacaataaaaagtaagtctaagtctaagacccacaaacactggctgagtaacaacaatatgaacgttgcatggaagtttctctgccagtttctgcatcccacagggattcttcttttgtgtttctgcacctgcggttcccacacaaggtcgcaacattgtttgtcaacactgtccgcgctcattttgtcgcacatttgaccctctgatgttctgtgtacctacactctgttcCTCCCGTTTacgcctgctgtgtgtgtgtgtgtgtgtttttgttttgtgtgtgtgtgtgtgtgtgtgtgtgtgtgtgtgtgtgtgtgtgtgtgtgtgtgtgtgtgtgtgtgtgtgtgtgtgtgtgtgtgtgtgtgtgtgtgtgtgtgtgtgtgtgtgtgtgtgtgtgtccacacttctattagccccgggtccagtggtcccggacatcttatatgtaatagaaatgtgtagggggtgtatggtgtgtgttcattaaatatgtattctgatatatgttcttcacagaaaatgagccaaagccagtgagtctcggtttgaaaaattaattaattgtatcatttttcttttaataaaaatcgaaaacgggtcccacagacccgaacaccacacaagggttaaaatggcaaataaatcaatattattattttgttcctACTTTGTTTACATCAAATCACAATACTGATCATTAAACGTCTACTTTTGTCAGGCTGCAGATATACAATTAAGGTACTTAAGTAAgccttgttttaaaaaaaaaaaacattttccaaaataaattccTAGAAAACCGAGCTTAATCAGTGGCGCCCCCGTGCGGCCTGCATTGCAATGACAGAAGCGTGAACGCTGTTTCAAATGTgacgacccataccagtttgcttatcgccctaaccactccacagaggacgccatctcctcaaatctaaactccaaacatctcagaacaagctagtcaggttacttctagacctccaccccagatcccacttcactcctacccacttctctaaagtgggctggctcatggtggaggacagagttaaacaacttgcactgagcctagtctataaaatccgctacacctccctgataccgaagtacatgtcaaactacttccttaacgtaaatgaccgccataaccacaacaccagggggtgctccactaaccacgttaaacccagattccgaactaacaaaggtcttaactcattctctttctatgccacatcaatgtggaatgcgctcccaacaggtataagagaaagggcatctctatcctccttcaaaaccgcaataaaagttcacccccaggcagctacaaccctaaactaatatgctaataatcaaatgtaaacaatcaaatgcagatactttttctttttcttatgccttctgatctctctctctctctctctctctctctctctctctctctctctctctctctctctctctctctatgtccactacttgatgtccatatcctctccacacccctgattgtaaataatgtaaataattcaatgtgattatcttatgtgatgactgtattatgatgatagtatatatgatagtatatatctgtatcatgaatcaatttaagtggaccccgacttaaacaagttgaaaaacgtattcgggtgttaccatttagtggtcaattgtacggaatatgtacttcactgtgcaacctactaataaaagtctcaatcaatcaaacgataATACTTTCTGATCTACCTCTTGTATTATTGATCTCTTTCACTCCCAGGTAAGTTATTTTTACACTAAACATGCattaaacattcaaatatcacACAACATGACGTCGCAAggctctgtcacgccaaatttctttaccctacaaaaaccttccccccccccatttacttccggggtcatttcctcttacgtcatttcctcttacttgaGCGCTGACGTAAAAACAacgaatgaaacaaaaaaaaattaagttcacataaatgtcattttaatttagttcacttacacagagaactaaaaaaaactgaatttaacgaataaattaagttttaataaagtttgataatgttgattgataatgaattaacttattgtacactgttattcatttccgcatatgtccgcgagtcaaatgtgcagtcaggaatatcctctagttaatttgtccgattaatacttgtccgattaatacagacgttttgttaacgctatattattaaaaaaaaaaaaaaacaagtatccttccagcgacgggcagtcaaagccgaagtgctatcgatcgctgtcaatgacgtaagaggaaatgacgtaagtataAGGAAattacgtaagaggaaatgaccctgGAAGTAAATGggagggggaaggtttttgtagggggaagaactttggcgtgacagctccgtcgtaaaaaaaaaaggcaactccAGGAAGTGACGTTTGGCGCATGCGTGGACCCATCACCTAGTGACACGCCGTATGAATGAACTACATTTCCCGAGAGCCTGTAGGAGCGGAAGCAAGAAGTTGATGTCGAAAAGGCGCTTCATTTGTTCCTAAAAGAGTGATTAAAACTTGTATTAGAAGATTGCAAAGTAAGAGAATCCATgatattgcacagtacagcacatattccatactattgaccactataccatgaattgatttacgtggaccctgacttaaacaagttgaagaacGTATTTGGCTATTAACATTTCGTGGTCAGAATTTGGGAATATGTACTGTTAGACCGAGATGTGATCACGCTTTCGCATAGTCTCATTTACATGTATGGCCGTTTAATATTTTTtggttcttaaaaaatatattttggttttCAATGAGATAAAAAAGTTCTCCACTGGACATCcaggcaatttttttaaattagtgttTAAAGTCGGGACTATTTCTTGCAAGGCGTATTTTCGTCCCAAGAGGTGACGTTTTTGTCACGTGCTTCACGTTCGACCAATCGGGTAGCCGCGCAAATCCAAGATGGCGATGTCAACAACGTCTAGCGCTGAAGAGGAAAATACTCTAAATTACCtttaaaaaagtttgaaaaaagaacaacaaaatatgcTACAAGCATGTTACGTCTGTTAGGAATGAAGAGGTGAATGATTTCACTATCAGAAGGTGGGATACTTACAGGAATTGTTTAAAACGGTGGCTTTGCTGTGATGGCGAGTCTCATAAAGTAGCCGAGTCATTCAAATCCTGTATCGATGTTGAATTTAAAGATATTCCTGATGACGCTGGGCTTCACCCGACTTGTTACCGGCGGTTCATTGATAAGAAGCGTTTGGATTCTACCGAAAAACTGGCCAATCGGCTGGATGTGGGTCAAGATGAGTTTGTGGCATCGGACATTCCAAAGAAAAAACTTAGATCGAAGACGGGCTTGCCTATCGGTTCTGCTGGCCCTGTGCTTCCTGCCATTTGGATCATTTGCAAGAAAACGTACAAGAGAGTTACTGTGGGAGGCAAACGACAGAGGGACCATCTTTCACAggtaaacacgcacacacacacactacacgtagcatttacacacatacaaaccatTGAATCATCTTTTAGGATGATTCAATGTGTAAGGTGCCAGGATAAAGCAAGACAGTAGCATTCTCTTGCATATTGAAGACAGACTGTGTGGCCATGGAAGTGCGGTACCACAAGTCCTGTTCCAGACAGTACACCAGCTTCATGACAAAGTCTGATGTAACACTTACTGGAACCGCAAAAGAAGAAGTGTGAGTCATTAAATTGCATTatcaattatatacacactataaattACAATtcatatgggcagcacggtgaaagaggggttagtgcatctgcctcacaatacgaaggtcctggagtttgcatgttctccccgtcattgcgtgggttccctccgggtgctccggcttcctcccacctccaaagacatgcacctggggataggttgattagcaacactaaaatggccctagtgtgtgaatgttgtctgtctatctgtgttggccctgagatgaggtggtgacttgtgtaGGGTgtatccgcccgaatgcagctgagataggctccagcgaccccccgccaccccaaaaagggacaagccgtagaaaatggatggatggattatagatGCATGACAGATACAGTGTCAATAATTATGAAATGAATATAGAATAAATCACTTTTTTAATTGACTTTTCCATGATATTACATTTGTTTTAGATGCACTTGTAAAGGCTGTTTGTATGTAGCTACAATCTTGACTGCATACCTTTTGGCAcatattaaatgtgtgtgtgtgtgtgtgtgtgtgtgggtgtgtgtgtgtgtgtgtgtgtgtgtgtgtgtgtgtgtgtgtgtgtgtgtgtgtgtgtgtgtgtgtgtgtgtgtgtgtgtgtgtgtgtttgtgtgtgtgtgtgtgtgtgtgtttcttttcaGAAGTGAACCAACCTTTGATGCCAGCTACAACATATTCTGCGAGAGGATCATCCGCCAAAGAATAATTGTTAATCAGGAGGTGCTGAGAATGAAACAGCTATGACAAAAGTTTTTAAATATGGtgcaaaaacatgaagattgtgaTGCTTCAAACTACGGGTAACAACAGAAGGTTTTTTTGGCAGCTATGTAAAACACTTTTATACTGGAAAATAtcaaaagaataataaataatttaaaaaaaggctttgatAGTATATTTAAACTACTAATACTTATgaatatatctttatttacaCCCTTGTGCTCATCTTTCCCTGTGTTCTTATGTTGCAGGCAGGATCAATTAAAGAGAAGGCTGACTGGACTTTCCCCAACTGGTGTTTCAAGCGCAACATCTGCGAACTGGATTTTGTTGAGACATTGTCTGCAGATAAGCTGATAGACAGGCTACCTCATCCATCAGGTACAGACACAACTGAGTCAACTGCAGTAAGCCAAGGTGAAAGTGACACTGAACACATGGCAAGAACAACAGCTGGTCCGCAAACTACTGAGAACTCGAGGACACTTTAATGCAGCACTGATATTGAAGCAGCTACTATGTGACTCTCCCGGTATGACGTGCCCCTGGCCACCCACATCAGATGATTTTAAATGTGTCCGATGCAAAATCTGTTGTGCCACTTGAACTGTACAATGTTATTGCTTGGATTGTAGGTGCAACAGAGGAACCAACATTAGCCTGTTATGTTGATATTCCAGAAGATGTTAACCTAAAAGTGATATCTGTTTGTCAAGACATTATGTATCTTGCATCTAAAGGTCAGAGGCAGACACTCAAATCATTATGTCTTGGTCTAAGTATTGGACATTTAACAGGTTCCTCACAAGTTGTGTCACTGCTGAGTGGACTAGGACATTGTGCTTCATGAGACATTCTCTCAAAGGTATAATGTCTGCCCCTTCACCCAATGGCAATGGATGGCACATTGAGAGTGGGGAGTTAAAAGTGACATGGATGACTACAAATCCTGCCCCTGATAGTGTGTTAAAGGTAGTCCACTGCGGCTGCAAGCAGAGCAAATGTGAGACAGGAAGATGTTCCTGTATGTCTGCAAGACTGCCCTGTACTGATTTGTGTCGGTGCCAAAATTGTGCCAATATTTCCATGGAAACAGAGGATAAAAGCACATGGGAAGATGGCTCTGATGATAATAATAGCTAAGAGATGAACAATGTCTCCCTCCTTCAGAATACGCAAAGTCACAGTTAATCAGTTAGTTCTctaataaaaaatttattttttgccCCATTTGAGAAAAATCCCTCAGAGTATTttactatttcttttttttaaagttacttcaggtaaatactttaaaaatagaATGAGAGGTTACAGTGCAGTTGACcttaacattttttataataatcaTAGTTTGTTTGTGCCAAATTTgaggaaaatctagaaaatctcaaAGAATTCTTCAGATATGGCTTTAACAATGTGCAAAGttaagacaaaataataaaaaatgtatttgaagaAATACTCAAGACCTGCTGTGACATCaacacattgttttgttcatgtaaatattgttttgtacCATATTGTGTACAGATTCTAAACTGTAATGCAGTTTTTTATGTATTTCCATTTTTCGGCATTATTTGATAATTTGATTGATGTCAGCCATTTTGGGCCAAAGTGttctttattttattacattttttacttCCTCTTATAACACAGTATCTACTGAAATTTTTAATGTATAAAACATCATTGTTTAGCAAAATGTACCATGTGTATGTTCAGATGTACAGGTTGCTATTCACTTATTTTGaagcgttttttaatttttttttgtatgtttcatgTTTTAAACTCAAATTAAAGTATACCAATGCTAAAATACTTCTCTCAAATGTTAGGTAtatgtattaatgtcaatttgtgagagagattctgtttccagaatgaatgtaaatacatttacaagaaaaaaacgCTGCATAAGATTTTCGTTTTTTGTAAttcctatttttatacatttatggctctaaaaaaaacggcaggatattttgcggagaACTTTTAACCTAATGTCCACAATGGCATAGtctatgcaaaaatgcaaaaaaaagagtAGTGCCCTGACGTGGGAACGAAAATCACTTTCTAGCCACTTTTTCCTGGTTCACCTTATGGCCTAATTGCTCTCATGTAGCAGTTGTGGGCAATGAGTTAGCATATAgtttacatatttaaaaaaaacagggttaaataaaagaatatagagTAGGTTCCatctccatgtcagtaggtggcgctaatgctaatcaatcaatgtttgcttatacagccctaaatcacgagtgtctcaaagggctgcacaagccacaacgacatcctcggctcagataccacatcagggcaaggaaaaactcaacccagtgggacaatgagaaaccttggaggggaccacagatgtggggatttgagtagtatttagctttagctaaggtaagcatgtgtttataaattattaaactatcactacatgcttgatggaaaacctcaagtttattcgcgcgccatttgcgttccagctttctacatgatcatttaagagctctagtttcttctgtaaaccatggggtacgccttttagaggccctttttagctttagcggtgctatactatcaatggttttgcGCAGGGCGTcagattaaagttgttagtgaagttatcaatagagcccacataatttgtataacataacaaataaaataatatagagtAGGTTCCacctccatgtcagtaggtagcGCTAATTTAATTatctacatatttaaaaaaagacagggttaaataaaagaatatagagTAGGTTCCacctccatgtcagtaggtggcgccAATGCACACCAGACGGTTGCTTGGAAACTGCCATTAaatcaaagaagaagaagaagaagcagatgaACGCCAGGGTGTCGCAAGTGTAAAGAAGCAGAAAGTCTTCCAGTTGAGCGCCAAGAAGACGCAAATATGGGCAAGCGTCAGCATCAGAAAGACAAAATGTGAGTTTGACTATAATGGCGAGTCGGCGACTAATAATCATTGTGTTGTTCTTTTCTTGacggctaatattagcatgctaacttcaacGGTATGGCTGGCTGACTTGTTCAATCATTGATTTAAAATAAATAGTTAAAGTAATGTAATTAGTGCTCGTAAAAGACCTTTAGCACATTGTTAAATCAATAGTTAAAGTAATGTCATTATAGCACATTGTTCACCTGCGCAGGTACATCACGTCTACGGAGTACACCAACTTCTATGGCGGCAAGCGGGCAGGTAAGATCGCTACATTGTGACGTCATCACCTCATTCACCATTCACATCGAGCAACAAATAGACAACTACATACATGTAGACAACTACATACATGTAGACAACTACATACATGTGCACAACTGAATACATCTACACACTTAGATACACGTACACAACTAAATACACGTACACAACTTCATACACAACTACATATGTGTACACAACTAAATACGTCGACACAACTACATACGCGTACACAACTACATACGCGTACACAACTACATACGCGTACACAGCTGAATACGCGTACACAGCAGAATACTTGTACACAGCCGAATACTCGTAcacaactacaaaccccgtttccatatgagttgggaaattgtgttagatgaaaatataaacggaatacaatgatttgcaaatcattttcaacccatattcagttgaatatgctacaaagacaacatatttgatgttcaaactgataaacattttttttgtgtaaataatcattaactttagaatttgatgccagcaacacgtgacaaagaagttgggaaaggtggcaataaatactgataaagttgaggaatgctcatcatacacttatttggaacatcccacaggtgaacaggcaaattgggaacaggtgggtgccatgattgggtataaaagtagattccatgaaatgctcagtcattcacaaacaaggatggggcgagggtcaccactttggcaacaaatgcgtgagcaaattgttgaacagtttaagaaaaacctttctcaaacagctattgcaaggaatttagggatttcaccatctacggtccgtaatatcatcaatgggttcagagaatctggagaaatcactgcacgttagcagctaagcctgtgaccttcgatccctcagggtgtactgcatcaacaagcgacatcagtgtgtaaaggatatcaccacatgggttcaggaatacttcagaaacccactgtcagtaacaacagttggttgctacatctgtaagtgcaagttaaaactctcctgtgcaaggcgaaaaccgtttatcaacaacacccagaaacgctgtcggcttcgctgggcctgagctcatctaagatggactgatacaaagtggaaaagtgttctgtggtctgacgagtccacatttcaaattgtttttggaaactgtggacg
This genomic interval from Entelurus aequoreus isolate RoL-2023_Sb linkage group LG06, RoL_Eaeq_v1.1, whole genome shotgun sequence contains the following:
- the LOC133651529 gene encoding uncharacterized protein LOC133651529 isoform X1, producing MLNLKIFLMTLGFTRLVTGGSLIRSVWILPKNWPIGWMWVKMSLWHRTFQRKNLDRRRACLSVLLALCFLPFGSFARKRTRELLWEANDRGTIFHRSEPTFDASYNIFCERIIRQRIIVNQEAGSIKEKADWTFPNWCFKRNICELDFVETLSADKLIDRLPHPSGTDTTESTAVSQGESDTEHMARTTAGPQTTENSRTL
- the LOC133651529 gene encoding uncharacterized protein LOC133651529 isoform X2, with product MLNLKIFLMTLGFTRLVTGGSLIRSVWILPKNWPIGWMWVKMSLWHRTFQRKNLDRRRACLSVLLALCFLPFGSFARKRTRELLWEANDRGTIFHSEPTFDASYNIFCERIIRQRIIVNQEAGSIKEKADWTFPNWCFKRNICELDFVETLSADKLIDRLPHPSGTDTTESTAVSQGESDTEHMARTTAGPQTTENSRTL